In Aspergillus nidulans FGSC A4 chromosome II, a single window of DNA contains:
- the pre3 gene encoding proteasome core particle subunit beta 1 (transcript_id=CADANIAT00004965) produces MVASHGMTGMLGEDGIHIDMNHLKSGEVNLGTSIMAINFKDGVILGADSRTTTGAYIANRVTDKLTQVHDTIWCCRSGSAADTQAVADIVSYHLNMYSIVNNEPPSTQVAAALFQELCYENKDMLSAGIIIAGYDPRHGGQVYSIPLGGSLHKQAYSIGGSGSTYIYGYCDANWKENMTEEEGVEFVRGALREAIKWDGSSGGVIRMVVLTKNGAQRHLYLPDNGYTAPGRTN; encoded by the exons ATGGTCGCCAGTCATGGTATGACGGGGATGCTCGGGGAAG ATGGGATTCACATTGACATGAATCACCTGAAGAGTGGAGAGGTCAA CCTAGGAACATCAAT CATGGCAATCAACTTCAAAGACGGCGTCATCCTAGGTGCGGACAGTCGAACAACGACTGGAGCTTACATCGCCAATCGAGTCACCGATAAATTGACGCAAGTCCATGATACCATTTGGTGCTGCCGATCTGGCTCCGCCGCAGATACACAGGCCGTGGCGGACATTGTCTCCTACCACCTGAATATGTACTCCATCGTCAATAACGAGCCGCCCAGCACACAGGTTGCAGCCGCGCTGTTCCAGGAGCTATGCTATGAGAACAAGGACATGCTAAG TGCCGGAATAATCATCGCGGGCTACGATCCCCGGCACGGCGGCCAAGTGTATTCGATACCGCTGGGTGGATCGCTGCACAAGCAGGCATACTCCATCGGCGGGTCCGGGTCGACTTACATCTACGGTTACTGTGACGCGAACTGGAAAGAGAACATgactgaagaagagggtgTTGAGTTTGTCAGAGGGGCACTGCGGGAGGCAATCAAGTGGGATGGCAGCTCGGGCGGCGTGATCAGGATGGTAGTCTTGACGAAGAATGGAGCGCAACGACACCTGTATCTGCCGGACAACGGCTACACTGCACCCGGACGTACTAACTGA
- a CDS encoding alpha/beta hydrolase (transcript_id=CADANIAT00004964), producing the protein MRLPMLASSGLAVVASGLLYFKQNELIYPRNIPADARTNVPKPRQFGIEDYEELQLRTPDGESLHAYFIRAPRKRVDQNLTVLMFHGNAGNVGHRIPIAKIMQDYLGCHVLMLEYRGYGLSTGVPDEHGLKIDAQTALDHLRLRGETANSRIVVYGQSLGGAVAINLVANNEDKGSISGLILENTFLSIRKLIPRHVPTSNICTMITISSVFPPARYLARFCHQTWTSEEVLPKITKTPILFLSGLQDEIVPPSNMTQLFAICNSKRKVWRTLPNGAHNDSVAEPDYFEHIHSFVTEEVLKHN; encoded by the exons ATGCGCCTTCCGATGCTGGCATCTTCAGGCCTAGCTGTCGTCGCTAGCGGTCTCTTATATTTCAAACAAAA CGAGTTAATTTATCCCCGAAATATCCCCGCAGATGCACGTACGAATGTGCCCAAGCCTCGCCAATTTGGTATCGAGGACTACGAAGAGCTTCAGCTACGTACTCCGGACGGCGAAAGCTTGCATGCTTACTTTATTCGTGCTCCCCGCAAACGAGTAGACCAGAATCTTACTGTGTTAATGTTTCACGGCAATGCGGGTAATGTGGGCCATCGGATTCCAATTGCGAAAATAATGCAAGACTACCTGGGCTGCCATGTTTTGATGTTGGAGTATCGTGGTTACGGTTTATCCACCGGCGTGCCGGACGAACATGGACTAAAGATTGACGCTCAGACAGCGCTCGATCACTTGCGACTAAGAGGAGAGACGGCAAATTCACGGATTGTTGTATATGGACAGAGCCTTGGGGGAGCCGTGGCCATAAACCTTGTCGCAAACAACGAAGACAAGGGCAGTATCTCCGGTTTGATCCTCGAGAATACCTTTCTGAGCATCCGCAAGTTGATCCCAAGGCATGTTCCCA CTTCTAATATCTGCACAATGATAACAATATCCAGCGTTTTCCCTCCCGCTCGATACCTTGCTCGTTTCTGCCATCAGACATGGACGAGCGAGGAAGTTCTGCCGAAGATAACAAAGACTCCTATACTTTTTCTGAGTGGACTGCAAGACGAGATTGTGCC GCCATCGAACATGACGCAATTGTTCGCCATCTGTAACTCCAAGCGCAAAGTGTGGCGAACTCTTCCCAACGGTGCACACAATGACAGTGTCGCAGAGCCAGATTACTTTGAGCATATTCACTCCTTTGTCACTGAAGAGGTCCTCAAGCATAACTGA
- a CDS encoding ATP11 family protein (transcript_id=CADANIAT00004963), whose translation MASIRSFTLQCLPWSRSSLIRSQQRRWAQVHDVRFLATHHDPNQVLDRYRAKLDQRAKQEGFDSVEALKKAHQEKIDKLRREASTVLTPEPPAPSKKPHSPPPPPKPQSAAQSQVAAAAKSVSSSGIKPLGSYLDVEKVRALPPKEIEAIWRLRHASNSNSICAVIPLETYQRIASAARQNPQFILPLPRSASESQSSEAETTATGDKGGADIHFLQWAFHPPASAPSAVNTHTSTVIFTPLAAYKLHGAYAQPHTTITHHLDLADDKGLVLMHGQVMPDSGVSTAEATWLVSCVQRFYDFGGQASGRKGELLRMFTQGDVQNFRIEELMAEAEKL comes from the exons ATGGCGTCCATTCGATCCTTCACATTACAGTGCCTGCCTTGGAGCCGGTCTTCTTTGATTCGCTCCCAGCAGCGTCGATGGGCTCAAGTCCATGATGTTCGTTTCCTTGCGACCCACCACGACCCCAACCAGGTCCTGGATAGATACCGAGCGAAGCTCGACCAAAGGGCTAAGCA GGAGGGCTTTGATTCCGTTGAAGCACTGAAGAAAGCCCATCAAGAGAAGATCGATAAGCTCCGTCGCGAAGCATCAACAGTTCTGACCCCGGAGCCgccagctccctccaagAAACCACactcccctcctccccctcccaaACCTCAATCCGCCGCACAATCGCAagtcgctgccgccgccaagTCAGTCTCCTCAAGCGGTATCAAACCCCTAGGCTCTTACCTGGATGTGGAGAAAGTCCGCGCCCTTCCTCCCAAAGAAATCGAAGCCATCTGGCGCCTCCGCCACGCCTCGAACTCCAATTCTATCTGCGCCGTTATTCCCTTAGAGACGTATCAGCGCATCGCCTCTGCTGCTCGCCAGAACCCGCAGTTCATCCTTCCACTCCCCCGCTCGGCATCCGAGTCCCAAAGTTCCGAAGCGGAAACCACCGCCACCGGCGACAAGGGCGGTGCAGACATTCATTTCTTACAATGGGCTTTCCACCCACCAGCCTCCGCGCCTTCGGCAGTTAATACGCACACTTCTACTGTGATCTTCACTCCGCTGGCTGCGTATAAGCTGCATGGTGCTTATGCGCAGCCGCATACAACTATAACGCATCatcttgaccttgcggatgATAAGGGGCTGGTTCTTATGCATGGCCAGGTGATGCCTGACTCGGGAGTCTCGACTGCCGAGGCTACGTGGTTAGTTAGCTGCGTGCAGCGGTTCTACGACTTCGGCGGCCAGGCGAGTGGACGAAAGGGGGAACTTCTCCGCATGTTTACCCAGGGCGATGTTCAGAACTTTAGGATTGAAGAGTTGATGGCTGAAGCGGAGAAATTGTAG
- a CDS encoding LYAR-type C2HC zinc finger protein (transcript_id=CADANIAT00004961) → MVSFSCEACGDVLTKKKLDPHRNQCRGASFTCIDCMVHFQGTSYRSHTSCMSEAQKYQGALYREKPAKNGRKGNNNNNQNGNKNDNNSAKTNTSHRAPYIEDAPDSQVNLVSTVSTTSTSNGTTSAPAQEGTKVNVFDFLVDEKTPNASKVSLAEPKEQMKMKDHAPSVFERSQSSTRAEAEEGDENKDYEENGFTYGSGPIQPPVYPNKDAAVSQEFMTPAPKKKKDRRTERKQSPPALTATSSDKKRKRRTDDHDMEDADTPMLEAPSSVLNHPGTPMLHSGLTGGLDRMLRSPSLDGEDDLENPRRRYQDPSSPLKRTRRDEKEGHGDAGLGISIKNRAERLVSSMFAGSSVSGSSVAGNEAEPRKSKKTHKVRYDDQAPSSEALKTKRKSSAQMEADRPSRRVKKYEYPDSPRDNGRDMVVYRQENHPNEAQRQMAAHFLSLVTKGPESTRGFSVNKVLKRFHKDFSDDIDGDRGRGQGRSRADREQRLEDEKDLWRTLRLKQNERGEIVLFF, encoded by the exons ATGGTCTCATTCTCGTGTGAG GCGTGCGGTGACGTTCtcaccaagaagaagcttgatcCCCATCGCAACCAATGCCGCGGCGCAAGCTTCACCTGCATTGATTGTATGGTCCATTTCCAAGGAACATCTTACAGATCCCATACG TCATGTATGAGCGAGGCTCAGAAATACCAAGGCGCACTCTACAGAGAGAAGCCGGCCAAAAACGGTCGCAAAGGCAATAACAACAATAATCAGAACGGCAACAAAAACGACAATAACAGCGCGAAGACGAACACCAGCCACCGTGCTCCATATATTGAAGACGCCCCCGATTCCCAAGTTAATCTTGTTTCCACCGTTTCTACTACCTCTACATCGAACGGAACCACATCAGCCCCAGCACAAGAAGGCACCAAGGTCAATGTGTTTGATTTCCTAGTTGACGAAAAGACACCGAACGCGTCCAAAGTCTCTCTTGCCGAACCGAAAGAGCAGATGAAAATGAAGGACCACGCACCTTCGGTTTTTGAACGTTCTCAGTCGTCGACGCGCGCTGAAGCggaggagggtgatgaaAATAAAGACTACGAAGAGAACGGCTTTACTTATGGTTCAGGGCCTATTCAACCACCAGTGTATCCCAACAAGGATGCTGCTGTATCACAGGAGTTCATGACTCCTGCCccgaaaaagaagaaagatcgGCGTACTGAGAGGAAGCAGTCTCCCCCCGCTCTGACTGCGACTTCAAGCGATAAGAAGCGGAAGCGCCGCACCGATGACCATGACATGGAGGACGCAGACACTCCTATGCTCGAGGCTCCATCTAGTGTGTTGAATCACCCAGGAACCCCGATGCTCCATTCCGGTCTAACAGGCGGGCTTGACCGCATGCTCCGATCGCCTTCACTAGATGGTGAAGATGACCTGGAAAACCCGCGCCGACGATACCAGGATCCTTCATCGCCTCTCAAGCGCACACGTcgcgacgagaaggaaggcCACGGTGACGCAGGCCTGGGCATCTCGATCAAAAACCGTGCTGAGCGTCTAGTCTCTTCTATGTTTGCTGGGTCCAGCGTTTCCGGAAGCAGTGTCGCGGGTAATGAAGCTGAACCTCGCAAGTCTAAGAAGACTCACAAGGTCCGGTACGACgaccaagctccttcttccgaAGCTTTGAAGACCAAGCGCAAAAGCAGCGCGCAAATGGAAGCAGACCGCCCTTCGCGCCGTGTCAAAAAGTATGAGTATCCGGACTCTCCGCGGGACAACGGCCGCGACATGGTCGTCTACCGACAAGAGAACCATCCCAATGAGGCACAACGGCAGATGGCTGCTCACTTTTTGTCTTTGGTTACAAAGGGACCGGAAAGCACTCGGGGCTTTTCGGTCAACAAAGTGCTCAAGCGATTCCACAAAGATTTCTCGGACGATATAGATGGCGACCGCGGACGAGGTCAAGGCCGAAGCCGCGCAGACCGCGAACAGAGActagaggatgagaaggaccTCTGGCGAACATTACGTCTGAAGCAGAACgaaagaggagaaattgTGTTGTTTTTTTAG
- a CDS encoding flavin-linked sulfhydryl oxidase ERV2 (transcript_id=CADANIAT00004962) — protein MANRQITRRILISASILIFFLFVLFIQPYGPPSPSVRAPGHLEKSTPVKDDLIKGDVVMPRLGNETAKAELGRATWKYFHTMLARYPEDPTEEQQETLHSYIYLFARLYPCGECASHFQGHLKQYPPQVSSRNAAAGWGCFIHNEVNAMLGKPAFDCNKIGDFYDCGCGDEEEESEGSGSNSGHKTAPRESSFGDDTISPVEISREPITRGG, from the exons ATGGCCAACCGCCAAATCACAAGGCGCATTCTGATAAGCGCTTCTATTTtgatcttctttctctttgtcttgttcatTCAACCCTACGGTCCTCCTAGTCCTTCTGTCCGAGCTCCTGGTCATCTTGAGAAATCAACACCTGTCAAAGACGATCTGATCAAAGGAGATGTTGTGATGCCTCGTTTAGGCAATGAGACAGCAAA AGCCGAATTAGGTCGCGCAACTTGGAAGTACTTCCACACCATGCTCGCTCGTTATCCTGAAGATCCCACTGAGGAGCAACAAGAGACGCTCCACTCATACATCTACCTTTTTGCGCGACTCTACCCATG CGGTGAATGCGCCTCACACTTCCAAGGACATCTGAAGCAATACCCCCCGCAGGTGTCTTCCCGTAATGCGGCGGCTGGATGGGGTTGTTTCATCCACAACGAGGTCAATGCTATGCTGGGAAAGCCAGCATTTGACTGCAACAAGATCGGTGACTTTTACGACTGCGGATGtggagatgaggaagaagaaagcgaggGCAGTGGCTCCAATAGCGGACACAAGACCGCTCCTCGCGAAAGTAGCTTCGGTGACGACACTATCTCACCTGTGGAGATATCCCGGGAACC CATCACACGCGGTGGATAG